A window of Halopseudomonas sabulinigri genomic DNA:
TCTATGGACATGGCCGAGCGGCGCAAGCCGCAGGATGGCCGTATCAAGATGAAGATATCCAAGAACAAAGCCATCGACTTTCGCGTAAACACCCTCCCAACTCTCTGGGGCGAAAAGGTGGTGCTGCGTATTCTCGATTCCGAAAGCGCCAAGATGGGTATCGACGCACTGGGCTATGAGGACGACCAGAAGCATATGTACTTGGCGGCACTTGAGCGCCCGCAAGGCATGATCTTAGTGACAGGCCCTACCGGCTCAGGCAAAACGGTTTCACTGTATACCGGATTGAACATTCTCAATACCATGGAGCGCAATATCTCCACTGCAGAAGACCCGGTAGAGATCAACTTGGAAGGCATAAATCAGGTCAACGTGAACCCTAAGCAAGGCTTGGATTTCGCCAAAGCATTGCGCGCGTTCTTGCGGCAAGACCCGGATATCATCATGGTTGGGGAGATTCGCGACCTCGAGACCGCGGAGATCGCTATCAAGGCAGCCCAAACCGGCCACATGGTGATGTCTACGCTACACACCAACAGTGCTGCTGAGACGTTGACTCGTTTGCGCAATATGGGCGTGCCTTCCTTTAACATCGCAACGTCGGTAAATCTGATCATCGCTCAGCGCTTGGCACGCCGGCTTTGTAAAAGCTGCAAGAAGCCGATGGAAATTCCCCGCGAAACACTGCTGGAGGAAGGCTTCTCGGCAGAGCAGGTCGATGCCGGCATTACAATATTTGGCCCTGTGGGTTGCGAAAATTGTAAAGATGGTTATAAAGGACGTGTTGGTATTTATGAAGTCGTCAAAATTACGCCTGCGATGCAGCGCATCATCATGGAAGACGGCAACTCTATTCAGATTTCTGATGTAGCCCAGAGCGAGGGCTTTAGAAGCTTGCGCCAATCGGCCCTTATGAAGGCAGAAGAGGGTGTTACCAGCCTGGCGGAAGTTAACCGAGTGACCAAGGATTAAGTCATGGCGCAACAAGCAGCACTAAAAAAGAATCCTGCAGCTGCCAAGAAAAAGGCCAAGGAAGAGAAACTTTACCCCTTCAAGTGGGAAGGTAAAGACCGTAAAGGCACCAAAATTACGGGGGAGACTCAGGGCTCAAATCCTGCATTGATTAAGAACCAGCTGCGCAAACAAGGCATCTTGGTTACCAAAATCAATCGCAAGTCTACCCTATTTGGCAAGCGAGCAAAGGCGATAAAGCCT
This region includes:
- the pilB gene encoding type IV-A pilus assembly ATPase PilB, with amino-acid sequence MMETPALSGLARRIVQDGLLDADTAAKASQQASQDKIPLITHLVQRKLASSRDLAMVCAEEFGYPYFDLTAIDKETQPSELVSEKLIRQHNVLPLFKRGSRLYLAISDPTNQQALSDIQFNTGLMTDAVIVEDDKLHTAIDKFLDSPTGGLGDMADADLDDLDVQAVTDDDNKDNGTDADDAPIVRFVNKMLLDAVRMGSSDLHFEPYEKTYRVRFRTDGILHEVAKPPQQLGVRIAARLKVMSSMDMAERRKPQDGRIKMKISKNKAIDFRVNTLPTLWGEKVVLRILDSESAKMGIDALGYEDDQKHMYLAALERPQGMILVTGPTGSGKTVSLYTGLNILNTMERNISTAEDPVEINLEGINQVNVNPKQGLDFAKALRAFLRQDPDIIMVGEIRDLETAEIAIKAAQTGHMVMSTLHTNSAAETLTRLRNMGVPSFNIATSVNLIIAQRLARRLCKSCKKPMEIPRETLLEEGFSAEQVDAGITIFGPVGCENCKDGYKGRVGIYEVVKITPAMQRIIMEDGNSIQISDVAQSEGFRSLRQSALMKAEEGVTSLAEVNRVTKD